DNA sequence from the Candidatus Planktophila sulfonica genome:
TATGTTCCTCAAGAACCCAGTGACCTTCTCTTTGCTTCAACTGTCTCCGAAGAGTGCGCCCTTGCAGATCGCAGTAATGACTTAACTCCCGGTTCCACGGCTTCATTACTCAATCGTTTAGTTCCAGATATCTCGACCCACGCCCACCCCAATGACTTATCTGAAGGTCAACGTTTGGCGCTTGTCTTAAGCATCGTGCTTTCTGGAAATCCTGAAGTTCTCGTTCTCGATGAACCGACCCGCGGCCTTGATTATCGCGCCAAGAATTTATTTGCCATCGCTCTTAGGGAATATGCAACACAGTTCAATCGTCCTGTCCTCTTAGCTACACATGATGTTGAGCTAGTAGCCGAACTCGCAGACCGTGTTCTCTTCCTTGCTGAAGGCGAAATAGTTGCTGACGGAACAACGCTCGATGTTCTTCTTTCATCTCCCGCCTTCGCACCTCAAGTTGCAAAGGTCATGTCTCCGAAACCATGGCTCACAGTCTCTGATGTCGTTCATGCAATCGAAGGTCAGTCATGAGAACTTCAGGAGTTTTTACCTTCAAAGGCGCATCTCTGATCGCACTATTTCTCACAAGTGCGATTAGCGCACTCGGCTTCTTATGGCCATTTTTAATTAATGAGAAACAAGGTCATCCGCAGTGGATTTTCTTGATGGCAACACCATTCGCTCTACTGCTTTTGTTAATTAGTTCTAGTAATAATCAATTAGATAGTAAATCCATTGCCCTGTTAGCAGTTCTCACCGCTCTCATTGCAGCTTTGCGCCCAATGGGTACTGGCGCTGTGGGAATCGAACCGATGTGGTTCGTACTTATTCTCTCTGCGCGAGTCTTTGGTCCTTCATTTGGCTTCTTACTGGGAACTCTTTCCATGCTTCTCTCTGCAATTCTTACCGGCGGCATGGGGCCATGGGTTGCATATCAAGCATTTGCTGCCGGATGGATTGGTTTAGGAGTTGCACTCATTCCACGTTCTTTGCGCGGTAAGAAAGAAATTTTCGCACTCGTTATCTACGGAATTCTCGCCGCCGAGTTCTTTGGAATTGCGATGGACCTTCAATTCTGGCCGTGGGCACTAGGTACGGATACACAGCTTTCATATCTGGCTGGTGCACCTATCGCTGAAAATCTCTCACGGTTCTTCTCGTATCACTTCTTATCGGCGATGGCCTGGGATATTCCCAGGGCAATCTTTACTGCTTCGCTCATTGCAATTGCCGGAAAATCAATCCTTCAGACGCTACGTAGAGCACACACAAAAGCTGCCTTCTTAACCCCGATTGAATTTATCGAACATGTGAAGGTACAAAAGGCAACGAATTAATCGTTGCTGATGATTCACGTCCTCGGACATCGATTATCACCGCATCACCCACTGCATACTCGGGATCAAGCAGGGCCAATGCAATTCCCACTTTGAGTGACGGTGAGAAGGTTCCGCTCGTGACAACACCAATCTCTTTTCCATCGGCGCTCTTGACTGACATGCCTGCACGAGGAATTCCACGGTCATTAGATTTCAAAGCTTTCAGTGTTCTGACCGTGCCTGCTTCACGTTGAGATTGCAGTACATCAGAACCTCGGAAACTATCTTTCTTCCAGCCTATTGCCCACCCAGCACTCGCCTGTACCGGTGAGATTTCAAGTGAGAGTTCGTGGCCGTGCAGTGGATAACCCATCTCGGTACGCAACGTATCGCGAGCACCCAGCCCGCAGATCAATCCGTCGAAAGGCTTCATCGCCTCAACAAGTGCATCCCACACAACAGAGGCATCGCTCCACTGTGGAACTAGTTCGTATCCATGTTCACCGGTGTAGCCGGTACGACAGAGAATGACATCGCAGCCCGCGATAGAAACATGGGCAAAAGCCATGTAATCCATTGTGGGATTAATTCCTAAACTACGAATGACTTCTACCGCTTGCGGACCTTGT
Encoded proteins:
- a CDS encoding ECF transporter S component — protein: MRTSGVFTFKGASLIALFLTSAISALGFLWPFLINEKQGHPQWIFLMATPFALLLLLISSSNNQLDSKSIALLAVLTALIAALRPMGTGAVGIEPMWFVLILSARVFGPSFGFLLGTLSMLLSAILTGGMGPWVAYQAFAAGWIGLGVALIPRSLRGKKEIFALVIYGILAAEFFGIAMDLQFWPWALGTDTQLSYLAGAPIAENLSRFFSYHFLSAMAWDIPRAIFTASLIAIAGKSILQTLRRAHTKAAFLTPIEFIEHVKVQKATN
- the gcvT gene encoding glycine cleavage system aminomethyltransferase GcvT, with the protein product MKNSPLHQKHVDLQAKMADFGGWLMPIEYPGAGVLAEHTAVRERVGLFDVSHLGKASVVGDGALEYLNAMFTNDLNRIVDSKAQYTLLCNPDGGVVDDLIAYRNTDSDFFLIPNASNTTDVVRVLNENVPSGITVTNLHEKFAVLALQGPQAVEVIRSLGINPTMDYMAFAHVSIAGCDVILCRTGYTGEHGYELVPQWSDASVVWDALVEAMKPFDGLICGLGARDTLRTEMGYPLHGHELSLEISPVQASAGWAIGWKKDSFRGSDVLQSQREAGTVRTLKALKSNDRGIPRAGMSVKSADGKEIGVVTSGTFSPSLKVGIALALLDPEYAVGDAVIIDVRGRESSATINSLPFVPSHVR